A window of the Lactuca sativa cultivar Salinas chromosome 5, Lsat_Salinas_v11, whole genome shotgun sequence genome harbors these coding sequences:
- the LOC111906274 gene encoding protein DOWNSTREAM OF FLC, with translation MAKLLALLALCLLPVLSTAIATGNTFSLKGRVYCDTCRCGFETSATTYLAGAKVRVECRDRNSMNLRYTMDAVTDATGTYHIEVATDHGDQKCECTLVGSPDPGCGKPNIGRHRATVILTSNNGMNYGARYANAMGFLKDTALAGCPQLMKSYFPEEI, from the exons ATGGCGAAACTATTAGCTCTCTTGGCTCTTTGTCTCCTCCCAGTGCTTTCCACCGCCATTGCCACCGGTAATACGTTCAGCCTTAAAGGCCGTGTCTACTGTGACACCTGTCGTTGCGGATTCGAAACCTCCGCCACCACATACTTAGCTG GTGCGAAGGTTAGAGTAGAGTGCAGAGATAGGAACTCAATGAACCTGAGGTACACCATGGATGCAGTAACTGATGCTACAGGAACTTACCATATTGAAGTGGCAACTGATCATGGTGATCAGAAATGCGAGTGCACCCTTGTGGGGAGTCCAGACCCTGGGTGTGGTAAGCCAAACATCGGTCGTCACCGTGCTACAGTCATCCTTACCAGCAACAATGGCATGAACTACGGTGCTCGTTATGCTAATGCGATGGGTTTCCTGAAGGATACAGCATTGGCTGGATGCCCTCAGCTCATGAAATCGTACTTTCCTGAAGAGATTTAG